The stretch of DNA TTGACAGTAAAAACAAGGAATAATGACATTGGATCAGGCCCAGGAAAAAGTGGATCAATGGATACAGGAGGTAGGTGTCCGTTATTTCAGTGAGCTCACCAACATGGCGATGCTAACCGAGGAGGTAGGTGAGCTGGCGCGTATCATTGCCCGCAAGTATGGCGATCAGTCGTTCAAAGAAGGTGAGAACGGTTCGCATGAAAAACTATCTGAAGAGATGGCGGACGTGTTGTTTGTGTTGATTTGTCTGGCCAATCAAACCGGCGTGAACCTGA from Flavobacteriales bacterium encodes:
- a CDS encoding nucleotide pyrophosphohydrolase; translated protein: MTLDQAQEKVDQWIQEVGVRYFSELTNMAMLTEEVGELARIIARKYGDQSFKEGENGSHEKLSEEMADVLFVLICLANQTGVNL